A region of uncultured Carboxylicivirga sp. DNA encodes the following proteins:
- the rplV gene encoding 50S ribosomal protein L22: MGARKRIRAEKIKEAKKTDYFAKLNNVPTSPRKMRLVADMIRGKEVNLALDMLKFSSKEASGRVEKLLLSAIANWKEKNEGVRIEDANLYVSEVAVDSGRILKRLRPAPQGRAHRIRKRSNHVTLRVASKVVSNENQEN; encoded by the coding sequence ATGGGTGCAAGAAAAAGAATAAGAGCTGAAAAAATAAAGGAAGCTAAGAAGACCGATTACTTCGCAAAGCTTAACAACGTGCCTACTTCACCTAGGAAAATGCGTCTTGTAGCTGACATGATCCGAGGTAAAGAGGTGAACCTTGCTCTAGATATGTTGAAGTTCTCTTCTAAAGAGGCTTCAGGTAGAGTAGAGAAACTGTTGCTTTCTGCTATTGCTAATTGGAAAGAGAAAAACGAAGGTGTTCGCATCGAAGACGCTAATCTTTACGTGAGTGAAGTCGCTGTTGATAGTGGTCGTATTTTGAAACGTTTACGTCCGGCTCCACAAGGTCGTGCGCACCGTATCAGAAAACGTTCAAACCACGTAACGTTACGCGTTGCAAGCAAAGTAGTATCTAATGAAAATCAAGAAAACTAA
- the rpmC gene encoding 50S ribosomal protein L29, with translation MKVDEIKELSVSEIKERIENEKAALQQLELNHATSPLDNPMKIRHTRRNIARLMTVLGQKQLTENN, from the coding sequence ATGAAAGTAGACGAAATCAAAGAATTAAGTGTAAGCGAGATTAAAGAGCGTATCGAAAATGAAAAAGCAGCTTTACAGCAGCTTGAATTAAATCACGCTACTTCTCCATTGGACAATCCAATGAAGATCAGACATACCCGTAGAAATATTGCGCGCTTGATGACTGTTTTAGGTCAAAAGCAACTAACTGAAAATAATTAA
- the rplW gene encoding 50S ribosomal protein L23, whose product MKVIIKPIVTEKMTEVSEKLNRYGFVVDKKANKLQIKDAVEELYNVSVTAVNTMVYAGKEKSRYTKSGVIVGRTNSFKKAVVTLAEGDQIDFYSNI is encoded by the coding sequence ATGAAAGTTATTATTAAACCGATTGTAACCGAAAAAATGACAGAAGTAAGCGAAAAGTTGAATCGCTACGGATTTGTTGTTGATAAGAAAGCTAACAAGCTTCAGATCAAAGACGCTGTAGAAGAGTTATACAACGTAAGCGTTACAGCTGTCAACACAATGGTATATGCGGGAAAAGAAAAGTCTCGTTATACTAAGAGTGGAGTTATTGTTGGTAGAACAAATTCCTTCAAAAAGGCTGTGGTAACATTAGCTGAAGGAGATCAGATAGATTTTTATAGCAATATCTAA
- the rplN gene encoding 50S ribosomal protein L14: protein MIQQESRLSVADNSGAKEVLCIRVLGGTGRRYAGVGDRIVVTVKSAIPGGDLKKGTVTKAVVVRTKKEVRRQDGSYIRFDENACVLLNQAGEMRGTRIFGPVARELRDGYMKIVSLAPEVL, encoded by the coding sequence ATGATACAACAAGAATCTAGACTTTCAGTTGCCGATAACAGTGGAGCCAAAGAAGTATTATGTATCCGTGTTCTAGGTGGAACAGGGAGACGTTATGCCGGAGTAGGCGACCGTATCGTAGTAACTGTAAAAAGCGCCATCCCTGGTGGTGACCTTAAGAAAGGTACCGTAACCAAGGCAGTTGTAGTGCGCACTAAGAAAGAAGTTAGACGTCAAGATGGTTCCTACATCCGATTTGATGAAAACGCTTGCGTTTTACTAAATCAGGCCGGTGAAATGAGAGGAACTCGTATTTTCGGTCCTGTAGCCCGTGAGCTTAGGGACGGATATATGAAAATCGTATCCTTGGCGCCTGAAGTACTATAA
- the rplB gene encoding 50S ribosomal protein L2 yields MAVRKLKPTTPGQRHKVIGAFDTITSSTPEKSLLRPLKKSGGRNNSGKMTIRNIGGGHKRRYRVIDFKRDKDGVIATVESIQYDPNRSARIALLAYADGEKRYILAPNGLQVGQELASGTGVAPEIGNSLPLSEIPLGSIIHNIELRPGQGGIMARSAGTFAQLAARDGKYAVVKLPSGETRMVLVTCRATLGAVGNSDHALERSGKAGRSRWLGRRPRVRGVAMNPVDHPMGGGEGRSSGGHPRSRTGVLAKGYKTRHKKKASNQYIIERRKK; encoded by the coding sequence ATGGCAGTAAGAAAACTAAAGCCCACGACACCGGGGCAGAGACACAAAGTTATTGGTGCGTTTGATACGATTACCTCAAGCACACCAGAAAAGTCCTTGTTGAGGCCGTTGAAAAAATCCGGAGGTAGAAATAACTCTGGAAAAATGACCATCCGTAATATCGGTGGCGGTCACAAGAGGAGATACAGGGTAATCGACTTTAAAAGAGACAAAGACGGTGTTATTGCAACAGTTGAGTCAATTCAGTACGATCCTAACCGTAGTGCTCGTATTGCATTGCTTGCATACGCTGATGGAGAAAAAAGGTACATTCTTGCACCTAATGGGTTGCAGGTAGGGCAAGAGCTTGCTTCAGGAACAGGGGTTGCTCCTGAAATCGGAAATAGCTTGCCTTTAAGCGAGATTCCACTTGGATCCATTATTCACAACATCGAGTTGCGTCCGGGACAGGGAGGTATTATGGCACGTAGTGCTGGTACTTTTGCGCAATTAGCTGCTCGTGATGGTAAATATGCCGTTGTAAAATTACCTTCAGGTGAAACCAGAATGGTATTGGTAACTTGTCGTGCTACTTTAGGTGCGGTTGGTAACTCAGATCACGCATTGGAGCGTTCAGGTAAAGCTGGTCGCAGTCGTTGGTTGGGTCGCCGTCCACGCGTACGTGGTGTAGCAATGAACCCAGTTGATCACCCAATGGGTGGTGGTGAAGGACGTTCTTCAGGAGGACACCCAAGATCTCGTACAGGGGTATTGGCTAAGGGTTATAAAACTCGTCACAAGAAGAAGGCTTCAAACCAGTACATCATTGAAAGAAGGAAAAAATAA
- the rplP gene encoding 50S ribosomal protein L16: protein MLQPKKVKFRRQQKGRMKGEAQRGSELAFGSFGIKSLQSKWITGRQIEAARVAVTRYMQRQGQIWIRIFPDKPITKKPAEVRMGKGKGSPEGFVAPVTPGRIILECEGVPYEVAKEALRLAAQKLPVTTKFVVRRDYVESSNA, encoded by the coding sequence ATGTTACAACCGAAAAAAGTTAAATTTAGAAGACAGCAGAAAGGCCGTATGAAAGGTGAAGCTCAGCGTGGTAGCGAGCTAGCTTTCGGATCTTTCGGAATTAAGTCTTTACAGAGTAAATGGATTACAGGTCGTCAGATTGAAGCAGCAAGGGTAGCGGTAACCCGTTACATGCAGCGTCAGGGACAGATCTGGATCAGAATATTCCCCGATAAACCTATTACCAAGAAGCCAGCCGAAGTAAGGATGGGTAAAGGTAAGGGTAGTCCAGAGGGATTTGTGGCCCCTGTTACTCCAGGACGTATTATTTTAGAATGCGAAGGAGTGCCTTACGAAGTAGCAAAAGAAGCATTGCGTTTAGCTGCGCAAAAACTTCCAGTGACTACTAAATTTGTTGTTAGAAGGGATTATGTTGAATCTTCAAATGCTTAA
- the rpsC gene encoding 30S ribosomal protein S3 — MGQKVNPISNRLGIIKGWDSNWYGGNNYGDKLLEDSKIRKYLNARLAKASISRIVIERTLKLVTITVFTARPGIIIGKGGQEVDKLKEELKKITDKEVQINIFEVKRPELDAIIVANNIARQVEGRIAYRRAIKMAIASAMRMGAEGIKVQISGRLNGAEMARAEMYKEGRTPLHTLRSDIDYAQAEALTKMGLIGIKVWICKGEIYGKPDLSPTFNTKEKPSGNRGGNGNRAPRRRNKK, encoded by the coding sequence ATGGGACAAAAAGTTAATCCAATTAGTAACCGATTAGGAATCATCAAAGGATGGGATTCCAACTGGTATGGAGGAAACAACTACGGCGATAAGCTGTTAGAAGACTCCAAGATTAGGAAGTACCTCAATGCGCGTTTAGCTAAAGCTAGTATCTCTCGTATCGTTATTGAAAGGACTTTGAAATTGGTAACTATTACCGTTTTCACTGCACGTCCTGGTATCATTATCGGTAAAGGAGGACAGGAAGTTGACAAGCTAAAAGAGGAGCTTAAGAAAATTACTGACAAAGAAGTTCAAATTAACATCTTTGAGGTAAAAAGACCAGAGTTGGATGCAATCATAGTAGCCAACAACATCGCTCGTCAGGTGGAAGGACGTATTGCATATCGTCGTGCCATTAAAATGGCTATCGCTTCTGCCATGCGTATGGGAGCTGAAGGAATCAAAGTTCAGATCTCAGGCCGATTAAACGGAGCTGAAATGGCCCGTGCGGAAATGTACAAAGAAGGACGTACTCCTTTGCATACATTACGCTCTGATATAGACTATGCTCAGGCTGAAGCCTTGACTAAAATGGGTCTTATCGGTATTAAGGTTTGGATCTGTAAAGGAGAAATTTATGGTAAGCCAGATTTGTCTCCAACCTTCAATACTAAAGAGAAGCCTTCTGGAAATCGTGGTGGTAATGGAAACAGAGCTCCACGCAGAAGAAATAAGAAGTAA
- the rpsQ gene encoding 30S ribosomal protein S17, which produces MESRNLRKERIGIVASNAMDKSIVVSVEIREKHPIYGKFVKKTKKFHAHDENNECNNGDTVKIMETRPLSKTKRWRLVEILERAK; this is translated from the coding sequence ATGGAAAGCAGAAATCTTAGAAAAGAGCGTATTGGTATTGTAGCCAGCAACGCTATGGATAAGTCCATCGTTGTGTCTGTTGAAATTCGCGAGAAGCACCCCATCTATGGTAAGTTTGTGAAAAAGACCAAGAAGTTTCACGCGCATGATGAGAACAACGAGTGTAACAACGGAGATACTGTAAAAATTATGGAAACTCGTCCGTTGAGTAAGACAAAACGTTGGAGATTAGTTGAAATTCTAGAAAGAGCGAAGTAA
- the rplD gene encoding 50S ribosomal protein L4: protein MELNVVTIEGKDTGRKVTLPETVFGIEPSDHAIYLDVKQYLANNRQGTHKSKERAEIAGSTKKIKKQKGTGTARAGSIKSPVFVGGGRVFGPRPRNYSFKLNKKLKQLARKSALAYKAQNQLITVLEDFNFEAPKTKDYAALVANLELKGQRSLLVLKEANDNIYRSARNIQRADVATIADLNTYDIMKAKKLVLVESSVEEFGKLFNV, encoded by the coding sequence ATGGAACTGAACGTAGTAACTATAGAAGGAAAAGATACGGGACGTAAAGTAACGTTACCGGAAACTGTATTCGGAATTGAGCCCAGCGATCATGCCATTTACCTTGATGTAAAACAATACTTGGCTAATAATCGTCAAGGGACTCATAAGTCGAAAGAACGTGCTGAAATAGCAGGAAGTACCAAGAAGATTAAAAAACAAAAAGGTACAGGTACTGCACGTGCAGGTAGCATTAAGTCTCCTGTATTCGTTGGTGGAGGTCGTGTATTCGGTCCTCGTCCACGTAACTATAGCTTCAAGCTTAACAAGAAATTAAAGCAGTTGGCTCGTAAATCTGCGTTGGCTTACAAAGCTCAAAACCAATTGATCACTGTTTTGGAAGACTTCAATTTTGAAGCTCCAAAAACAAAAGATTACGCAGCATTAGTTGCTAATCTTGAGTTGAAAGGACAACGTTCATTGTTGGTATTGAAAGAAGCTAACGACAATATCTACCGCTCAGCTCGTAATATTCAACGTGCTGATGTAGCTACTATCGCTGACTTGAACACATACGACATCATGAAAGCTAAAAAATTGGTGTTGGTTGAGAGCTCAGTAGAAGAATTCGGTAAACTGTTTAATGTATAA
- the rpsS gene encoding 30S ribosomal protein S19 encodes MSRSLKKGPFIDYNLEKKVLGQNESGKKSVIKTWARASMISPDFVGHTIAVHNGNKFIPVYVTENMVGHKLGEFAPTRTFRGHGGNKKR; translated from the coding sequence ATGAGCAGATCATTAAAAAAAGGCCCATTTATCGATTATAATCTGGAAAAGAAAGTTCTTGGACAGAACGAGTCAGGTAAGAAGTCAGTTATCAAAACTTGGGCCCGCGCTTCTATGATATCTCCGGATTTTGTAGGACACACTATTGCCGTTCACAATGGTAATAAGTTCATCCCGGTTTATGTTACTGAAAATATGGTAGGACACAAATTAGGCGAATTTGCCCCAACCCGCACATTCCGCGGTCATGGAGGTAATAAGAAAAGGTAA